From the Deinococcus radiophilus genome, one window contains:
- the coaBC gene encoding bifunctional phosphopantothenoylcysteine decarboxylase/phosphopantothenate--cysteine ligase CoaBC, which yields MSAPTDIPQVLVMVSGSVAAIKAPATLRRLREQGVQTGVIATQAALHFVTELSLSTAGNCRVATDQTWFAPQPQAQHLTLARCDAAVIVGAGADALARAAQGRAEDLLSATLLSVRAPVLWVPAMNEAMWQHPAVQRNVAQLRADGHHFLGPVSGAFGTAGEGAGMGRMAEPEDIAAQVVELLNPSQSTKQDMAGLKVVVSAGPTREYLDPVRFISNPSSGKMGFAVAQVAASRGAEVVLVSGPVNMSTPTGVRRRDVESALDMQRAVEEAAAAADLVVMTAAIADYRAADLKTEKEAKGGETKTIELVKNPDILAGLGEKKGERVLVGFAMETHAGVERAADKARRKNADFILLNYPTQEGTAFGSDDNQVTLVRADGSSQPWPRLSKLEVARRLLDEALEIHRQRVGDR from the coding sequence ATGAGTGCCCCTACAGACATTCCTCAGGTTCTGGTGATGGTCAGCGGCAGTGTGGCGGCCATCAAAGCCCCGGCCACGCTGCGGCGCCTGCGTGAGCAAGGAGTGCAGACTGGGGTGATCGCCACCCAGGCCGCCCTGCACTTCGTGACCGAGCTGAGTCTGAGTACTGCTGGAAACTGCCGGGTCGCCACTGACCAGACCTGGTTTGCGCCGCAGCCGCAGGCGCAGCACCTGACCCTGGCCCGCTGCGACGCGGCTGTGATCGTAGGGGCGGGGGCGGACGCCCTGGCCCGCGCCGCGCAGGGCCGTGCCGAAGACTTGCTGAGTGCCACGCTCCTCAGCGTGCGGGCGCCAGTGCTGTGGGTCCCGGCCATGAATGAGGCGATGTGGCAGCACCCCGCAGTGCAACGCAACGTCGCGCAACTGCGGGCAGACGGGCATCATTTCCTGGGACCAGTCTCCGGGGCCTTCGGGACTGCTGGTGAGGGAGCCGGCATGGGCCGCATGGCTGAGCCTGAAGACATTGCAGCGCAGGTGGTGGAGCTGCTCAACCCGTCACAGTCCACCAAGCAGGATATGGCTGGCCTCAAGGTCGTCGTTTCGGCAGGACCGACCCGCGAATACCTGGACCCAGTGCGCTTTATCAGTAATCCCAGTTCTGGCAAGATGGGTTTCGCGGTTGCTCAGGTGGCCGCCAGTCGCGGGGCTGAGGTGGTGCTGGTGAGCGGTCCGGTGAACATGTCCACGCCCACCGGAGTGAGACGCCGTGATGTGGAAAGTGCCCTGGACATGCAGCGGGCTGTAGAAGAAGCTGCCGCTGCCGCTGACCTGGTGGTCATGACCGCTGCCATTGCCGACTACCGTGCCGCCGACCTCAAGACCGAAAAAGAGGCCAAGGGAGGTGAGACCAAAACCATTGAACTGGTCAAGAACCCAGATATCCTGGCGGGGCTGGGTGAGAAGAAGGGTGAGCGTGTACTGGTGGGATTTGCAATGGAGACTCACGCTGGGGTAGAGCGGGCCGCTGACAAGGCGCGGCGTAAAAATGCCGATTTCATTCTGCTGAATTACCCGACCCAGGAGGGTACGGCCTTTGGCAGCGACGATAACCAGGTGACGCTGGTCCGTGCTGACGGCAGCTCGCAGCCCTGGCCGCGCCTGAGCAAACTGGAGGTGGCCCGGCGATTGCTGGACGAGGCGCTTGAAATTCACCGTCAGCGGGTGGGTGACCGGTAG
- the argR gene encoding arginine repressor has protein sequence MLSKDQRQRLIQDIITRESISTQAELVERLRSDGIAVTQATVSRDINELRLVRLPVGKGRHRYALANVQSELDLTDEITRLFQNFVHDIDHGENILVINTAEGHASGVALMLDRLRRDDIVGTLAGENTILLVARTTAEAEALVEELHEIMMG, from the coding sequence GTGTTATCCAAAGACCAACGTCAGCGACTGATTCAGGACATCATCACGCGTGAAAGCATCTCCACACAGGCCGAGCTGGTTGAGCGTCTGCGCTCCGATGGCATTGCCGTGACCCAGGCCACCGTCAGCCGCGATATCAATGAGTTGCGGCTGGTCCGGCTGCCGGTGGGAAAGGGGCGTCACCGCTACGCTCTGGCCAATGTTCAGAGTGAACTGGACCTGACCGACGAAATTACCCGTTTATTTCAGAATTTTGTCCATGACATTGACCATGGCGAAAATATCCTGGTGATCAACACGGCTGAGGGTCATGCCAGCGGGGTGGCGCTGATGCTGGACCGCCTACGCCGCGACGACATCGTGGGGACCCTGGCCGGTGAAAACACCATCTTATTGGTGGCCCGTACCACCGCCGAGGCCGAAGCGCTGGTCGAAGAGTTGCACGAAATCATGATGGGCTGA
- a CDS encoding sensor histidine kinase: protein MLPGLRGRWSAKSLRQRLTYFYTGLLVVLLLLATVTVQQLMRQDLERSLEADLADTYAQFVTLSPELKLELEDGTGAGNSGLAEARSRFPSSVLQIDPVVPRSQTQDLSADWATARAEGGEQALLDWVKKQTGALRLRPVGIDPAEPLTLSQDELRQLLESPSRQILINRSVRPQFSDPEPMRVLVALTPLPLQLTADAPPQDMLTITYVGRSLSNMNRTLARLQIIMLGLLLVGSFLAAFGAFALSGLALRPLYAVRRAAESIDSNNLTARVPMPHSNDEVQALAVAFNRMLERLEESFETQRRFTSDASHELRTPVTAIGGHATYLLRRTELDQQQRESVAIIQRESERMTDLIGSLLQLARSDGGVLTMRLQPVFAQIFLHEIVRELSPLADAENAVLRVSGQDTAFEADPDRLRQVLNNLITNALKAGAKHIDLRSEVPKPGYVRLSVRDNGPGIAPDQLEKLFDRFYRLEDSRSRDRGGAGLGLSIARSIVEAHKGRIWLESQAGQGTQAYVELPIGNIPTLDEEDIP, encoded by the coding sequence ATGCTGCCAGGCCTACGCGGGCGCTGGAGTGCCAAATCACTCCGGCAGCGGCTGACCTACTTTTATACCGGGCTGCTGGTCGTTTTGCTGTTGCTGGCGACAGTGACCGTACAGCAGTTGATGCGCCAGGATCTGGAACGGTCCCTGGAAGCCGATTTGGCCGATACCTATGCACAGTTTGTGACCCTCTCACCAGAGTTGAAGCTGGAGTTGGAAGACGGCACGGGGGCAGGCAATAGTGGTCTGGCGGAGGCCCGTAGCCGCTTTCCGTCATCGGTGCTTCAAATTGATCCGGTGGTTCCCCGCTCCCAGACGCAAGATCTGAGTGCCGATTGGGCGACTGCCAGAGCCGAAGGCGGTGAGCAAGCGCTGCTGGACTGGGTAAAGAAGCAAACTGGCGCCCTAAGGCTACGCCCGGTGGGAATTGATCCTGCCGAGCCACTGACCCTTTCACAGGATGAACTGCGCCAGTTGTTGGAATCACCCAGCCGCCAGATTCTGATCAACCGCTCGGTGCGGCCTCAATTCTCAGACCCTGAGCCTATGCGGGTGCTGGTGGCGCTCACCCCCCTCCCCTTGCAGCTCACGGCAGATGCACCTCCGCAGGACATGCTGACCATCACCTATGTGGGGCGCAGCCTGAGCAACATGAACCGTACGCTGGCCCGGCTTCAGATCATCATGCTGGGCCTGCTGTTGGTAGGCAGCTTCCTGGCGGCATTTGGGGCCTTTGCCCTCTCTGGATTGGCACTGCGCCCACTCTACGCGGTTCGGCGGGCAGCCGAGAGTATCGACTCGAATAATCTGACTGCCCGCGTACCTATGCCACACTCCAATGACGAAGTGCAGGCCCTGGCGGTGGCCTTTAACCGAATGCTGGAGCGTCTGGAAGAGAGCTTTGAAACCCAGCGCCGCTTTACCAGTGATGCCAGCCACGAGCTGCGCACTCCGGTCACAGCCATCGGCGGGCATGCCACCTACCTGCTGCGCCGCACCGAACTGGATCAGCAACAGCGTGAGAGCGTGGCGATTATTCAGCGTGAATCGGAGCGTATGACCGATCTGATCGGCAGCCTGCTGCAGCTGGCCCGCTCTGACGGCGGTGTACTGACCATGCGGCTGCAACCTGTCTTCGCCCAGATCTTTCTGCATGAAATCGTACGTGAACTGTCCCCGCTGGCCGATGCTGAGAATGCGGTGCTGCGGGTCAGCGGCCAGGACACCGCATTTGAGGCTGATCCCGACCGTCTGCGGCAGGTGCTCAACAACCTGATCACCAACGCCCTCAAGGCCGGAGCCAAGCATATTGACCTGCGCTCTGAAGTCCCTAAGCCTGGTTATGTGCGGCTGAGTGTGCGCGACAATGGCCCTGGCATCGCGCCTGATCAGCTGGAGAAGCTGTTCGACCGCTTTTACCGCCTGGAAGATTCGCGTAGCCGTGACCGGGGCGGCGCTGGTCTGGGCCTCAGCATTGCCCGCTCTATTGTCGAAGCGCATAAAGGACGCATCTGGCTGGAAAGTCAGGCTGGACAGGGCACCCAGGCCTATGTCGAACTCCCCATCGGCAACATCCCCACCCTGGATGAGGAAGATATTCCGTAA
- a CDS encoding response regulator transcription factor: MERKPLVLVIEDEKEIARFIELELGAEGYSTDVAYDGVTGLSKFREVAPDLVVLDLMLPVLDGLEVARRIRKTSNTPIIILTAKDGIQDKVEGLDSGADDYLIKPFSIEELLARVRAHLRRVNPAVTGEVRVADLVMNLDGREIFRGGRRVELSAKEFELLELLARNPGKVFSRFEIEEKVWPEYTGGSNVVDVYIGYLRRKLEEGGERRLIHTVRGVGYVLREE; this comes from the coding sequence ATGGAACGTAAGCCACTGGTTCTCGTGATTGAAGACGAGAAAGAAATTGCCCGCTTCATCGAATTGGAACTGGGAGCGGAAGGGTACAGCACGGATGTGGCCTATGACGGTGTCACCGGCCTGAGCAAGTTCCGTGAAGTTGCCCCTGACCTGGTGGTTCTGGATCTGATGCTGCCCGTGCTGGACGGCCTGGAAGTCGCCCGCCGCATTCGGAAGACCAGCAACACACCGATTATTATTTTGACCGCCAAGGACGGTATTCAGGACAAAGTCGAGGGCCTGGACAGCGGCGCCGACGATTACTTGATCAAACCGTTTTCGATAGAGGAGCTCCTGGCCCGCGTGCGTGCTCACCTGCGCCGCGTGAATCCTGCCGTGACTGGCGAAGTTCGGGTGGCCGATCTGGTTATGAATCTGGATGGCCGCGAGATTTTCCGGGGTGGCCGCCGCGTGGAACTGTCCGCTAAGGAATTCGAGCTGCTGGAACTGCTGGCCCGCAATCCTGGCAAGGTCTTTTCGCGCTTTGAGATTGAGGAAAAGGTCTGGCCGGAGTACACCGGGGGCAGTAATGTGGTGGATGTCTATATCGGTTACCTGCGCCGTAAGCTGGAAGAGGGCGGAGAGCGGCGCCTGATCCATACCGTGCGCGGAGTCGGTTACGTGCTGCGCGAAGAATAA
- a CDS encoding nucleotidyl cyclase domain-containing protein, with translation MYLTLPPIHMPQEQRYCVLILDLVGSTQLVQDLPLGLWSEVLGEWSTATLDLLWGWGGWVQPLQGDAALACWPQDQADAAVSAAHQAHSLARGLPFAEQLNVELNLRAGLAAGALMALPGDQPRLCGVPLHLAQRLCSAAQPGETLMCSQVAAGLEHDPGGQDSVLSPLSLPPLKGFEAKQCGGELGFFRLRTAHTMGAGQMKAG, from the coding sequence ATGTATCTGACGCTTCCCCCCATCCATATGCCTCAGGAGCAGCGGTATTGCGTCCTGATTCTCGACTTGGTCGGCTCGACGCAGCTGGTGCAGGACCTGCCCCTGGGACTCTGGAGTGAAGTTCTGGGTGAATGGAGCACCGCCACCCTGGACCTGCTCTGGGGCTGGGGAGGCTGGGTGCAGCCACTCCAGGGCGACGCAGCCCTGGCCTGCTGGCCTCAGGATCAGGCCGACGCTGCCGTGAGTGCAGCGCATCAAGCCCACAGCCTGGCGCGAGGCCTACCGTTTGCCGAACAGCTGAACGTAGAACTGAACCTGCGGGCAGGTCTGGCCGCCGGAGCACTTATGGCCCTGCCAGGCGATCAGCCACGGCTCTGCGGGGTTCCCCTGCATCTGGCACAGCGCCTCTGTAGCGCAGCGCAGCCTGGCGAAACCCTGATGTGCTCCCAGGTGGCTGCCGGACTGGAACATGACCCTGGCGGGCAGGACAGCGTGCTTTCACCTCTGTCGCTCCCACCACTCAAGGGTTTTGAGGCCAAGCAGTGCGGCGGCGAACTGGGCTTTTTCAGATTGCGCACTGCCCACACCATGGGTGCAGGCCAGATGAAAGCAGGTTAA
- the mqnP gene encoding menaquinone biosynthesis prenyltransferase MqnP — translation MSSPLSPTTHTSDPQNTPRQFLELVKFEHTVFALPFAYAGMLLASSWQDGTGWPGWEVLLWVTVAMAAARTAAMGANRVIDRFIDARNPRTASREIPAGKVSPQAAWALVLVSLAVLLLAAWQLNPLAVALMPIAVIFLIGYSYTKRFTWLCHAWLGITDGAAAAGGWIAVTGAFALPAWLLWAVVIFWMIGLDTIYATMDHDFDRQNGIKSIPARFGIPRALQMAKWSHALTFILLLAVGWSVGASGWYYLAAAVMGAILWYEHAIIRPDDLTRANVAFFDANMWLALTMLLGVVADVTWRTVTG, via the coding sequence GTGAGCTCGCCCCTGTCCCCCACTACCCATACCAGCGACCCCCAAAACACCCCCCGGCAATTTCTGGAGCTGGTCAAGTTCGAACATACGGTGTTTGCCCTTCCCTTCGCCTATGCGGGGATGCTGCTGGCCTCCTCCTGGCAGGATGGAACTGGCTGGCCTGGCTGGGAAGTGCTGCTGTGGGTCACGGTGGCCATGGCGGCGGCCCGCACCGCTGCCATGGGTGCCAACCGGGTGATCGACCGTTTTATTGACGCCCGTAACCCACGTACAGCAAGCCGCGAGATTCCAGCCGGCAAGGTGTCGCCGCAGGCCGCCTGGGCCTTAGTGCTGGTCAGCCTGGCTGTGCTCCTCTTGGCCGCCTGGCAGCTTAATCCGCTGGCGGTCGCCCTGATGCCCATCGCCGTCATTTTCCTGATTGGGTACTCCTACACCAAGCGGTTTACCTGGCTGTGTCACGCCTGGCTGGGCATCACCGATGGCGCGGCGGCAGCAGGCGGCTGGATCGCAGTTACCGGAGCCTTCGCACTACCGGCCTGGCTGCTCTGGGCGGTGGTCATCTTCTGGATGATCGGCCTGGACACCATTTATGCCACGATGGACCATGACTTTGACCGCCAAAACGGCATCAAGAGTATTCCGGCCCGTTTCGGGATTCCGCGTGCGCTGCAGATGGCCAAGTGGAGCCATGCACTGACCTTCATTCTGCTGCTGGCAGTGGGCTGGTCGGTGGGAGCCAGTGGTTGGTACTACCTGGCTGCCGCCGTGATGGGGGCCATTCTTTGGTACGAGCACGCCATCATTCGCCCGGATGACCTGACCCGCGCCAACGTGGCTTTTTTCGATGCCAATATGTGGTTGGCCCTCACGATGCTCTTGGGTGTGGTAGCCGACGTGACCTGGCGGACGGTGACGGGATGA
- a CDS encoding PSP1 domain-containing protein, whose product MQFVRYSRSPALCPVTSDQTYPSGTPVVVLSQRGPELAETRGEIPSDHPQAQQQPAGQLLREATPEDLAAAAHLAQLAEDLKWALRAHARSLGLKVKIVQLEFTLDESLVTLSYSAEERLDLRGLISEVRSFTPARVNFMAVGAREQAVVLGALGACGRENCSSRFLQELPPITIRMARDQQLPLNPDKLSGPCGRLMCCLQYEHDMYNELLRDLPRKGSRACHTGSGACGKVIKLHPLAAQVDLATESGLLAGVPVSELEIQRGKPGRSDAQSSGKRER is encoded by the coding sequence ATGCAGTTTGTCAGGTACTCCCGCAGCCCGGCCTTATGCCCCGTGACCAGTGACCAGACGTACCCCAGTGGGACGCCGGTGGTGGTCCTGAGTCAGCGTGGCCCTGAACTGGCCGAAACGCGCGGCGAGATCCCCTCCGACCACCCACAGGCGCAGCAACAACCTGCCGGTCAGCTTCTGCGGGAGGCAACCCCCGAAGATCTGGCGGCGGCAGCCCACCTGGCCCAGCTGGCTGAAGACCTCAAGTGGGCTTTGCGGGCCCACGCCCGCAGCCTGGGTTTGAAAGTCAAGATCGTGCAACTGGAATTCACGTTGGACGAATCACTGGTCACGCTCAGTTATTCCGCCGAAGAACGCTTGGACCTGCGCGGCCTGATCAGCGAAGTGCGCTCATTTACCCCAGCCCGCGTGAACTTTATGGCCGTTGGGGCGCGTGAGCAGGCCGTGGTGCTGGGCGCACTGGGGGCCTGTGGACGCGAGAACTGCTCCAGTCGCTTCTTGCAGGAGTTGCCGCCGATTACCATTCGTATGGCGCGTGACCAGCAGTTGCCGCTGAATCCCGACAAGCTAAGCGGCCCATGCGGGCGGCTGATGTGCTGCTTGCAGTACGAGCACGATATGTACAATGAACTGCTGCGCGACCTGCCCCGCAAAGGCAGCCGTGCTTGCCATACCGGCAGTGGTGCTTGCGGCAAGGTGATCAAACTTCACCCACTGGCGGCCCAGGTGGACCTGGCGACCGAATCGGGCCTGCTGGCTGGGGTTCCGGTGAGTGAACTGGAAATACAACGCGGCAAACCAGGGCGCAGTGATGCGCAGAGCTCTGGCAAGCGGGAGCGTTGA
- a CDS encoding FUSC family protein: MNRLFTRQLWQQALTVQRSHLTPWPALREAVGIALVYLVVWNTLGPLGKPLALAAAAGALMAGIASVGGPSRTRGRALLMMTGMLGLSVALGLLVGEQALLAAAVVGVFAFGFAMIAAANPLYVSLATISVSYMVSYASQSLPAELWWSHGLAIVVGGLLQMFYLNWMWSLPPMQPEREQIAGVYRDVAASVRQLPGQPRPGLMLHHSDALAQAQVITVERYHSHWQTQQRELTWLLDALYDLDAALTGYGVCAARWLEAHGGVDEDDPTPQQQQLTKVTDHLAELLEDFAGSIESGTARLSADDWQAWQAALAESPSGLEGEAKSVLRAAAHLHTGFDTGLSVQRRALERIWRELTRPWHDPHGVQFAAYYGLAIGVLTYVSHLLPWENSSLLVMTFALIFTSDYQQLLTRGVARVAGTLAALALILLLQEVIGLSDKTSAAILLLSSFLVIATLNAGYLAVTLGFTVYSFAALNSWEVEVAMPERMWLTALGVLAAVIAYHLWPNWQVRSLPRRYHKAAEALCDFLESLGQVLDGREDASDDAQARHADADELRRALLRMGAKFRHAAQIAQASRTEPIWDTLENRQTEQDPFEQLEELESLAAEAVGLHSALQSKNPSTASARRELNDLKQRLTELQRRRPALRPLLQRS, translated from the coding sequence ATGAACCGACTCTTCACCCGGCAGCTGTGGCAACAAGCCCTCACGGTCCAGCGCAGCCACCTTACCCCCTGGCCGGCCCTGCGCGAAGCCGTGGGCATTGCCCTGGTATATCTGGTGGTTTGGAACACCCTGGGCCCCCTGGGCAAACCGCTGGCTCTGGCCGCCGCAGCGGGTGCGCTAATGGCCGGGATCGCTTCAGTGGGGGGACCGTCGCGCACCCGTGGCCGCGCCCTGCTGATGATGACTGGCATGCTGGGCCTGTCGGTGGCGCTGGGGCTGCTGGTGGGTGAACAAGCGCTGCTGGCGGCGGCCGTGGTGGGCGTCTTCGCCTTCGGCTTTGCCATGATTGCGGCGGCCAACCCGCTGTACGTGTCGCTGGCAACGATCAGCGTGTCGTACATGGTGTCCTACGCGTCACAGAGCCTGCCTGCCGAGCTGTGGTGGTCGCATGGCCTGGCCATTGTGGTTGGGGGGCTGCTGCAAATGTTTTATCTGAACTGGATGTGGTCGCTGCCACCCATGCAACCTGAACGTGAGCAGATTGCAGGCGTCTACCGCGATGTGGCGGCCAGCGTACGCCAGCTGCCGGGTCAGCCCCGCCCAGGGCTGATGCTGCACCACAGCGACGCGTTGGCCCAGGCACAGGTGATCACCGTCGAACGGTATCACTCGCACTGGCAGACACAGCAGCGTGAACTGACCTGGCTGCTGGACGCCCTGTACGACCTGGACGCTGCACTGACCGGCTACGGGGTCTGCGCAGCCCGCTGGCTGGAAGCCCACGGCGGAGTGGATGAGGATGACCCAACGCCGCAGCAGCAGCAACTCACCAAAGTCACTGACCACCTGGCCGAACTCCTAGAGGACTTTGCCGGGAGCATTGAATCCGGAACGGCACGGCTGAGCGCAGACGACTGGCAGGCCTGGCAAGCCGCCCTGGCTGAAAGCCCCAGTGGCCTGGAAGGCGAAGCCAAGAGTGTGCTGCGGGCCGCCGCGCACCTGCACACCGGATTCGATACCGGCCTCAGCGTGCAGCGGCGTGCGCTGGAACGGATCTGGCGGGAACTGACGCGGCCCTGGCATGATCCGCACGGCGTACAGTTCGCAGCGTACTATGGCCTCGCCATCGGAGTGCTGACCTATGTCAGTCACCTGTTGCCGTGGGAGAACAGCTCCTTGCTGGTCATGACCTTTGCGCTGATCTTCACCTCGGACTACCAGCAGTTGCTGACCCGCGGGGTGGCGCGGGTGGCCGGTACCCTGGCCGCCCTGGCACTGATCTTGCTGCTGCAAGAGGTGATCGGTCTGTCTGATAAGACCTCAGCAGCCATTCTGCTGCTGTCCAGCTTCCTGGTGATTGCTACGCTGAATGCCGGATACCTGGCGGTCACACTGGGCTTCACGGTCTACAGCTTTGCGGCGCTGAACAGCTGGGAGGTTGAAGTGGCCATGCCGGAGCGGATGTGGCTGACGGCTCTGGGCGTCCTGGCAGCGGTGATCGCCTATCATCTCTGGCCCAACTGGCAGGTACGCTCGCTGCCCCGGCGCTACCACAAGGCTGCCGAGGCGCTGTGTGACTTTTTGGAATCGCTGGGACAGGTTCTGGATGGGCGGGAAGATGCCAGTGACGATGCTCAGGCCCGTCACGCCGACGCCGACGAGCTGCGCCGTGCCCTGCTCCGGATGGGGGCCAAGTTCCGCCACGCCGCACAGATCGCCCAGGCCAGCCGTACCGAGCCAATCTGGGACACGTTGGAGAATCGCCAGACGGAACAGGATCCATTCGAACAGCTGGAAGAACTTGAAAGCCTGGCCGCCGAAGCCGTAGGCCTGCACAGTGCCCTGCAGTCTAAAAACCCCTCTACAGCTTCTGCCCGTCGGGAGCTGAACGACCTGAAACAGCGATTGACCGAGCTGCAGCGCAGACGTCCTGCGCTCCGCCCCCTGCTTCAGCGGAGTTGA
- a CDS encoding RidA family protein, with protein MKKFIPLTPFWLLPGALAGGSAAPLPAPQIVHTPASGDAPLSDSVQVGNTLYLSGKLGLDAQGKLPEGVQAQTRQAILNMQASLAKRGFTLNDLVKCTVMLADMNDFAAMNEVYREMMPQPYPARSALGVSGLALDAAVEIECMAAH; from the coding sequence ATGAAAAAATTCATTCCACTGACTCCCTTTTGGTTGCTCCCGGGTGCCCTGGCAGGCGGAAGTGCTGCGCCCTTGCCTGCACCACAAATTGTCCACACCCCCGCCAGCGGAGACGCACCTTTGTCTGACTCGGTGCAGGTGGGAAATACCCTCTATCTGTCCGGCAAGTTGGGGCTAGATGCTCAGGGCAAACTGCCGGAAGGGGTGCAGGCCCAGACCCGTCAGGCCATTCTGAACATGCAGGCGTCGCTCGCCAAGCGGGGATTTACCCTGAACGATCTGGTGAAGTGCACTGTGATGCTGGCCGATATGAATGACTTTGCGGCGATGAACGAGGTGTACCGCGAAATGATGCCACAGCCTTATCCGGCTCGCTCGGCGCTGGGAGTCAGTGGCTTGGCACTGGACGCAGCAGTAGAAATCGAGTGTATGGCTGCCCACTGA
- a CDS encoding pyruvate kinase encodes MNPAPPAVTDVPSHALALLRCQLSEVMTTVEADTADVLQRWQPWLQRASYWPSAHNLAAYLALRRHDLRELQAELVRWGVSSLGRCEPHVQPNLQAAVAALAALDGERPVQSVYSQFAELSSRLTQHSAELLGQAQGGVMVTFPSEAATEPALVHDLLTAGMTVARINLAHDGPTEWEAMLHHLQMAREQTGRPCRALMDLGGPKVRTTEPQWPGEAARLKVGDELELGGDVASASGERPWVGCTLPAALAQVQEGQEVWFDDGKLGTVVVATQPGRLTLRVTQARAKGERLKAEKGINFPETALELPALTDQDRRDLHFAAQHADMIGYSFVQTPQDVLALLAALDAEGAPASLGIVLKIETRLAVRNFPELMVCAAGSRPCGVMIARGDLAVELGFSRMAELQEELLWLSEAAHLPVIWATQVLEALVEKGVPTRGEFTDAAGGMRAECIMLNKGPYAVQAVREVTALSTRMHQHQHKKRPQLGILEL; translated from the coding sequence ATGAACCCTGCCCCCCCTGCCGTCACGGATGTACCGTCTCATGCGCTGGCCCTGCTGCGGTGTCAGCTGTCTGAAGTCATGACGACCGTAGAGGCCGATACTGCCGATGTGTTGCAGAGGTGGCAGCCCTGGCTCCAGCGTGCCAGCTATTGGCCCAGTGCCCATAACCTGGCCGCTTATCTGGCCCTGCGCCGCCATGACCTGCGCGAACTGCAAGCCGAATTGGTGAGGTGGGGGGTCAGTTCGCTGGGCCGCTGTGAGCCACATGTTCAGCCCAATTTACAGGCGGCAGTGGCAGCGCTGGCGGCCCTGGATGGTGAGCGCCCTGTTCAGTCTGTGTACAGCCAGTTCGCCGAGCTGTCCAGCCGTCTAACGCAGCACAGCGCCGAGCTGCTGGGTCAGGCCCAGGGTGGGGTCATGGTGACTTTCCCGTCGGAAGCAGCCACAGAGCCCGCGCTGGTCCACGACTTGCTGACGGCAGGCATGACTGTGGCACGGATCAACCTGGCACACGACGGTCCCACCGAGTGGGAAGCGATGCTGCACCACTTGCAAATGGCCCGTGAGCAGACCGGGCGGCCCTGCCGGGCCTTGATGGATCTGGGTGGCCCCAAGGTTCGCACCACTGAGCCGCAGTGGCCGGGTGAAGCGGCGCGCCTAAAGGTGGGTGATGAACTGGAACTCGGCGGGGACGTGGCATCGGCGTCCGGTGAGCGTCCCTGGGTAGGCTGCACACTGCCAGCTGCGTTAGCACAGGTACAAGAAGGCCAAGAGGTCTGGTTTGATGACGGCAAGCTGGGCACGGTGGTGGTGGCGACGCAGCCGGGCCGCCTCACCCTGCGTGTCACCCAAGCCCGCGCCAAGGGCGAGCGCCTCAAAGCCGAAAAGGGGATCAATTTCCCCGAGACGGCTCTGGAACTTCCTGCACTGACCGACCAGGACCGCCGTGACCTGCACTTTGCTGCCCAGCACGCCGATATGATCGGGTACTCCTTCGTGCAGACCCCACAGGACGTGCTGGCCCTGCTAGCAGCTCTGGACGCGGAAGGTGCGCCCGCCAGTCTGGGGATCGTACTGAAGATCGAAACCCGGCTGGCGGTGCGGAACTTTCCCGAGCTGATGGTCTGCGCCGCTGGGTCGCGTCCCTGTGGAGTGATGATTGCGCGCGGGGATCTGGCGGTGGAGCTGGGCTTCTCCCGCATGGCCGAGCTGCAAGAAGAACTGCTGTGGCTCAGCGAGGCAGCCCACCTGCCGGTCATCTGGGCCACCCAGGTGCTGGAAGCCCTGGTCGAAAAAGGCGTGCCTACACGCGGCGAATTTACCGACGCCGCCGGGGGGATGCGGGCCGAGTGCATCATGCTGAATAAGGGGCCATATGCGGTGCAGGCAGTGCGCGAAGTGACGGCCCTCAGCACCCGGATGCACCAGCATCAGCACAAGAAGCGGCCCCAACTCGGCATCTTGGAACTGTAA